A stretch of DNA from Gimesia chilikensis:
GTTCGGGATACGAGACGCCATTCGGGGTGGAACCGATGTAGGTGCAGACGCGGGTCGTGTCGGTCTGGAAGGCCAGTACGTTGAGGTCGCACATCACCTGCATGTACTCACTGCGTTTGTCTCCTTCGGGAATCACGATCTCGATGGGAGGCGAATCAGTTTTGTGACTGCGGCTCGGACGGACTCCTGCTTTCTCGAGGGCCGCTTCTTTCTGGCGCATTTCGATGGCGGCGATCCGGCGTTCTACCGAACGCACGCTGTCGAGGTATTGATCCAGTTTCTTCTGGTCGGTTGATGACAGCGTACGACGCAGATCGCGGGCGCCGCCGATCACCAGGTCCAGCATGCTGCGATCTAAACTGCTCATCCCGTTAGCCGACAGTCCGTCCCCCTGTTCCTTTTTGTTGAACAGACGGTTCAGCACGTTACGGGGATTGGTCTCGGCGGGAACCGCCTGGGTCGGCGAGCGGAAGCTGCAGTGCGAGTAGTAGGCTTCGTTCAGCCCCGCCTGGTTTTCCTTCCACGTTTGCGGCATCGTGGCCAGTTCCAGTGACGGGAGGGCGGTAAATGCACCCAGGGAATTCGCGGCAATCTGATCGGCGGAGATCGAGATGCTGATTTCGTCCCGCTTGTCCGGATCGGGCAATGCTGCGGTCAGCCAGGTCGAAAGTTCGAGTGCGTGGGGAGCCCCGCGATAAGGGCCGTTGGAAACGCCGGCGATGCCCTTCATCAGCAGACACTGGTCGATCACCGGTCGCAGCGATTCCAGAGCAGGGGGCGGTGATTTCAGAAACGTCTGGGGATCCTTGGGCCAGAACTGATCCATAATTACGCCATGTGGCATATACATGAATCCCAGGCGGACCGGCGGCTTGAACGCTTTTTTCTCGCTGGCTTCGGCCCAGCCCATGACATCCAGTAGAGGTAGAGCCAGGGCGGCTCCGAGGCCTTTCAGACAGGTACGACGATCGATTGCTTTATAATTGCTCATGGGAAAGCCTTTGGGTGGGTTGCAGAGGAAAACTTAAATTGTACGACGGGTTGCAAGTCCGTCATGCAAAGAGGGTGCTGTGTGGTCCGCCTGTCACTCAATGCGACGATGCGTGAAGGGGTAACTGGTGACGACCTCGGTGATCAGCGTCTGCATGCGATAATCGTCTTTCGCGATCTTCTGCATCAGTTCATCGATCACAATTTCGTCATACCCTTCCAGGCGTCGACATAATGCATAGGCTAACAGACGCTCGACCAGATTGCGAGAAAACTTTACGCTGTGGTCGGCGATAATGGCTTTGAGTTCCTGGGGGTTGGAAAAATTCCTGCCGCCCGGAAGTTCACCGGAGGCAT
This window harbors:
- a CDS encoding DUF1552 domain-containing protein, yielding MSNYKAIDRRTCLKGLGAALALPLLDVMGWAEASEKKAFKPPVRLGFMYMPHGVIMDQFWPKDPQTFLKSPPPALESLRPVIDQCLLMKGIAGVSNGPYRGAPHALELSTWLTAALPDPDKRDEISISISADQIAANSLGAFTALPSLELATMPQTWKENQAGLNEAYYSHCSFRSPTQAVPAETNPRNVLNRLFNKKEQGDGLSANGMSSLDRSMLDLVIGGARDLRRTLSSTDQKKLDQYLDSVRSVERRIAAIEMRQKEAALEKAGVRPSRSHKTDSPPIEIVIPEGDKRSEYMQVMCDLNVLAFQTDTTRVCTYIGSTPNGVSYPELGFRDQHHSQTHHNGEKKKVDKVAAITKFNIDQFAYMVNKMHSLKEGDGTLLENCIMMWGSGLEDGDRHTRANLPFILAGSGGGAINTGRFLPDVKGNQGDLLTTLLTCAGIPLDRPVGIATKQISEIPASS